A section of the Salminus brasiliensis chromosome 10, fSalBra1.hap2, whole genome shotgun sequence genome encodes:
- the rnf144aa gene encoding probable E3 ubiquitin-protein ligase RNF144A-A has protein sequence MTTARYRPTWDLALDPLVSCKLCLGEFPLEQMTTITQCQCVFCTLCLKQYVELLIKEGLETAISCPDSACPKRGHLQENEIECMVASEIMQRYRKLQFEKEVLLDPCRTWCPSSSCQAVCQLKEADATRPQLVRCGNCTLEFCSACKASWHPDQDCQENPPITAFLPGETSSFFKSDEDDAPIKRCPKCKVYIERDEGCAQMMCKNCKHAFCWYCLESLDDDFLLIHYDKGPCRNKLGHSRASVIWHRTQVVGIFAGFGLLLLVASPFLLLATPFVLCCKCKCSKGDDDPLPT, from the exons ATGACCACAGCCCGGTACCGGCCCACCTGGGACCTGGCTCTGGACCCGCTGGTCTCCTGCAAGCTGTGCCTAGGAGAGTTCCCCCTGGAGCAGATGACCACCATCACACAGTGCCAATGTGTCTTCTGCACTCTG TGCCTGAAGCAGTATGTGGAACTTCTCATCAAAGAAGGCCTTGAAACCGCTATTAGCTGCCCGGATTCCGCCTGTCCAAAACGAGGGCACTTACAAGAAAATGAG aTTGAGTGCATGGTGGCGTCAGAGATCATGCAGAGATACAGGAAGCTTCAGTTTGAAAAAG AGGTGCTTCTCGACCCTTGCCGGACATGGTGCCCATCGTCATCGTGCCAGGCTGTTTGCCAGCTGAAAGAGGCGGACGCTACCCGACCGCAGCTGGTCCGCTGCGGCAACTGCACCCTGGAGTTTTGCTCAGCCTGCAAGGCCAGCTGGCACCCGGACCAGGACTGCCAGGAGAACCCCCCAATCACCGCCTTCCTGCCAGGGGAGACCAG ttctttctttaagagtgatgaggatgATGCTCCTATCAAGCGCTGTCCCAAATGTAAAGTGTACATTGAGAGAGATGAAGGCTGTGCCCAGATGATGTGTAAGAACTGCAAGCATGCCTTTTGCTGGTACTGCCTGGAGTCTCTGGAC GACGACTTTCTCCTCATCCATTACGACAAAGGACCCTGCCGCAACAAGCTGGGCCACTCCAGAGCCTCCGTGATCTGGCACAGAACACAG GTTGTCGGTATCTTTGCTGGCTTTGGCCTGCTCTTGCTAGTAGCCTCTCCGTTCCTGCTGCTGGCGACACCATTCGTCCTGTGCTGCAAGTGTAAGTGCAGCAAAGGGGACGACGACCCCTTACCCACCTAA